The Coregonus clupeaformis isolate EN_2021a chromosome 8, ASM2061545v1, whole genome shotgun sequence genome has a segment encoding these proteins:
- the LOC121571456 gene encoding 40S ribosomal protein S5, with product MTSESWETAPAVAETPEIKLFGKWSTDDVQINDISLQDYIAVKEKYAKYLPHSGGRYAAKRFRKAQCPIVERLTNSMMMHGRNNGKKLMTCRIVKHAFEIIHLLTGENPLQVLVNAIINSGPREDSTRIGRAGTVRRQAVDVSPLRRVNQAIWLLCTGAREAAFRNIKTIAECLADELINAAKGSSNSYAIKKKDELERVAKSNR from the exons A TGACTTCAGAGTCGTGGGAGACTGCCCCAGCAGTGGCTGAAACGCCAGAAATCAAGCTCTTTGGGAAATGGAGCACAGATGATGTTCAGATCAATGACATCTCCCTGCAG GATTACATTGCCGTGAAGGAGAAGTATGCTAAGTACCTGCCACACTCTGGAGGCCGTTATGCCGCCAAGCGTTTCCGCAAGGCCCAGTGCCCCATTGTGGAGCGTCTCACCAACTCCATGATGATGCACGGCCGCAACAACGGCAAGAAGCTGATGACCTGTCGCATCGTTAAGCATGCCTTCGAGATCATCCACCTGCTGACTGGGGAG AACCCCCTGCAGGTGTTGGTCAATGCCATTATCAACAGCGGACCCCGTGAGGACTCCACCCGTATTGGTCGTGCTGGTACCGTGAGGAGGCAGGCTGTGGACGTGTCCCCTCTGCGTAGAGTCAACCAG GCAATCTGGCTGCTGTGCACTGGAGCAAGAGAAGCTGCTTTCAGGAACATCAAGACCATTGCGGAGTGCCTCGCTGATGAGCTGATCAACGCTGCCAAG GGTTCTTCTAACTCCTACGCCAtcaagaagaaggatgagttggAGAGAGTCGCCAAGTCCAACCGTTAA
- the LOC121571455 gene encoding N(G),N(G)-dimethylarginine dimethylaminohydrolase 2-like: MASVLPYGRFTHAVVRVIPETFGKVDNEKTDKVENGETTTDLAKAQRQFGVLTGALRQKVGLQLIEIPADPELPESWRIEDVAVIQGDTALITRPFKQQRRSEAEAVRRVMLELNLTVVEMGEEEGGSAGATLEGSDVLFTGREFFVGISSHTNHRGAEVLADTFRDFAVSTVPVCGGARLKNICSMGGPDTIIISNSDGAKKTLRMMEQLTEHHYKVLTVPEGAAANCVYIRGPSKGDYLLHPPTEECPDSVPAFQKLTEYTLLPTACSEASKLGGSLSSFCLLINRKPYF, encoded by the exons atggCGAGCGTGTTGCCGTACGGCCGCTTCACCCACGCCGTGGTGCGAGTCATCCCAGAGACCTTTGGGAAGGTTGATAACGAGAAAACCGACAAGGTTGAAAACGGGGAAACCACGACGGACCTGGCCAAAGCACAGCGTCAGTTTGGGGTGCTGACAGGGGCGCTGAGACAGAAGGTGGGGCTGCAGCTCATAGAGATCCCTGCAGACCCAGAGCTACCAGAGAGCTGGAGGATAGAGGATGTAGCGGTGATACAGGGAGACACGGCACTCATCACCAGACCTTTCAAACAGCAGAGACGCAGTGAG GCTGAAGCGGTGAGAAGGGTGATGTTGGAGCTCAACCTGACAGTggtggagatgggggaagaggaggggggctcCGCAGGAGCCACGCTGGAGGGCAGTGACGTGCTCTTCACTGGCAGGGAGTTCTTTGTGGGCATCTCCTCCCACACCAACCACAGAGGAGCTGAGGTTCTGGCCGACACTTTCAGA GACTTTGCTGTGTCCACAGTGCCAGTGTGTGGGGGTGCTCGTCTAAAGAACATCTGCTCTATGGGAGGTCCTGATACTATCATCATCAGCAACAGTGATGGGGCCAAGAAGACCCTccgg atgatgGAGCAGCTGACTGAACACCACTACAAAGTGCTCACGGTCCCTGAGGGCGCAGCAGCTAACTGTGTCTACATCAGGGGCCCCTCCAAAGGGGACTACCTGCTTCACCCGCCCACTGAGGAGTGTCCCGACAGTGTCCCT GCCTTCCAGAAGCTGACGGAATACACCCTCCTCCCTACAGCGTGCAGCGAGGCCTCCAAGCTTGGAGGGTCTCTGTCTTCATTCTGCCTACTTATCAATAGGAAGCCATACTTCTGA